Proteins encoded in a region of the Candidatus Margulisiibacteriota bacterium genome:
- a CDS encoding LemA family protein, with protein MNKWLIGILVVIVLLGMWSVGVYNGLVGRDQEVKQSWAQVENQLQRRYDLIPNIVETVKGYATHEKELFENVAAARSAWAGAKTSTERIKAANQVEGVLGRLMVVVENYPQLRASENFRALQDELAGTENRISVARMRYNDAVQGYNVTARSIPTVFVVRLFGFDAEKIFFASAAEAKVAPKVKF; from the coding sequence ATGAATAAGTGGCTTATTGGGATCTTGGTTGTTATCGTTCTTTTAGGGATGTGGTCGGTTGGTGTTTATAATGGTTTGGTCGGCAGGGACCAGGAAGTCAAACAAAGCTGGGCCCAGGTTGAAAATCAGCTGCAGCGGCGCTATGACCTGATCCCGAACATCGTCGAAACCGTTAAAGGGTACGCTACCCACGAAAAAGAGCTCTTTGAAAATGTTGCCGCCGCCCGATCAGCCTGGGCCGGGGCCAAAACCAGCACCGAACGGATCAAGGCCGCTAATCAGGTGGAGGGAGTTTTGGGCCGTTTGATGGTCGTGGTCGAGAATTACCCTCAACTTAGGGCTTCCGAAAACTTCCGCGCCCTGCAGGATGAGCTGGCCGGGACCGAAAATCGGATCTCCGTGGCCAGAATGCGCTACAACGACGCGGTTCAAGGCTACAACGTGACCGCCCGTTCGATTCCGACCGTTTTTGTCGTCAGGCTCTTCGGTTTTGACGCTGAAAAGATCTTTTTTGCCTCGGCCGCTGAAGCGAAGGTCGCCCCGAAGGTCAAGTTCTAA
- a CDS encoding TPM domain-containing protein, which translates to MLKKLWLIVVLGLSLSAAGWSEEVKFPAAVGFVNDFAGVLDQGTAEKLRHLSSDLEKKTSAELAIVTVKTVAPLDPKEYAVKLFEKWGVGKKGQDNGLLFLVAVADHRVEIEVGYGLEGVITDARAGRILDEYVVPRFKEGDYSGGIYNGAAALAERIATEKKVELGGDYKAEKPTANGGEAGFFSDFWLIVGIIGLIFLSVIFSGKIPGLLGLAFGAFFGFSIAGLIGAIVGAIIGFVLSFFAGPFSGGGGFGGGFGGGSSWGGGGFSGGGGGGFGGGGSGGGGSGRSW; encoded by the coding sequence ATGTTGAAAAAACTTTGGTTGATAGTTGTTTTGGGGTTGTCGCTTTCGGCGGCGGGGTGGAGCGAAGAGGTTAAATTTCCGGCGGCCGTCGGGTTCGTCAATGATTTTGCCGGGGTGCTTGACCAGGGGACGGCGGAAAAACTGCGGCATCTCTCTTCCGACCTGGAAAAAAAGACCTCCGCCGAACTGGCGATCGTAACCGTTAAAACGGTCGCTCCGCTTGATCCCAAAGAGTATGCCGTCAAACTCTTCGAGAAATGGGGGGTCGGGAAAAAGGGGCAGGACAACGGGCTATTGTTTTTGGTTGCCGTCGCCGACCATCGGGTCGAGATCGAGGTCGGCTATGGCCTGGAAGGGGTCATAACCGATGCCCGGGCCGGTCGGATCTTGGACGAGTATGTTGTTCCCCGTTTCAAAGAAGGCGATTACAGCGGCGGGATCTACAATGGCGCGGCTGCGCTGGCCGAGCGGATCGCGACGGAGAAAAAAGTTGAGTTGGGCGGCGATTACAAGGCCGAAAAACCGACAGCTAATGGAGGCGAGGCTGGTTTCTTTTCCGATTTCTGGCTGATCGTTGGGATAATCGGCTTGATCTTTTTGTCGGTAATATTCTCGGGAAAAATCCCCGGGTTATTGGGGCTGGCGTTCGGTGCCTTTTTCGGTTTTTCGATTGCCGGCTTGATCGGCGCGATCGTTGGAGCAATTATCGGTTTTGTGTTATCATTCTTTGCGGGTCCGTTTTCCGGTGGCGGGGGATTCGGCGGTGGTTTTGGCGGCGGATCTTCCTGGGGTGGCGGCGGGTTCAGCGGCGGTGGTGGAGGTGGATTTGGCGGTGGTGGCAGTGGCGGCGGCGGGTCGGGAAGAAGCTGGTAG
- a CDS encoding TPM domain-containing protein, translated as MNRPLLIVGLLFLFFSAAFAQPEKYYPKQLGVVSDYVDVLSPSVEAEIERQAALLKKFTSVNLKVAIFYSISTLEIISYAEELYRHWDVGQTAKKLDDGVLIIITWAEQDARVVAGQGVSHVLNEQARENLKYLILGALVDGDFSKACVLGTTAVTQLIMSGPKKEPPGYKIFSWLFPLSVLLLFALLAPLAFNGDFLMGYSIVIGGFFGYLFFGLPGMVAVAALAFLLNFLKL; from the coding sequence ATGAACCGACCATTATTAATCGTCGGTTTGCTGTTTTTGTTTTTTTCCGCCGCTTTCGCCCAGCCCGAGAAATATTATCCCAAACAATTAGGCGTTGTTTCTGATTATGTCGACGTGCTTTCTCCTTCCGTCGAAGCGGAGATCGAACGGCAAGCCGCCCTGCTGAAAAAGTTCACTTCGGTCAATCTGAAGGTCGCGATCTTTTATTCGATCTCGACGTTGGAGATTATCAGTTATGCCGAAGAGCTTTATCGGCACTGGGATGTCGGCCAAACCGCGAAAAAACTGGACGACGGGGTCCTGATCATTATTACCTGGGCGGAGCAGGATGCCCGGGTCGTTGCCGGCCAGGGAGTCAGCCATGTCCTCAACGAGCAGGCGCGGGAGAACCTTAAGTATTTGATCCTGGGGGCGCTCGTCGACGGCGATTTTTCTAAAGCCTGCGTTCTGGGAACGACGGCGGTCACCCAGTTGATCATGAGCGGGCCGAAGAAAGAGCCCCCAGGCTATAAAATATTTAGCTGGCTGTTCCCGCTTAGTGTCTTATTGCTGTTTGCCTTGCTGGCGCCGCTCGCTTTCAACGGTGACTTCCTGATGGGTTATAGCATCGTTATCGGCGGGTTCTTTGGTTATTTGTTCTTTGGCCTTCCCGGGATGGTCGCCGTCGCCGCGCTTGCTTTCCTGCTTAATTTCCTAAAATTGTAG
- a CDS encoding nucleoside-diphosphate kinase has product MPEKTFFMIKPDGVARGLVDEIFKRLVQAGLKVAVDRRATISEQQAAELYLPHLGKTFYDGLVKFITSGPVRLCLVEGERAIVKTRALMGATDPLAAERGTIRGDLREKDVINEDGVIKNLVHGSDSLASAQRELAIFFPGL; this is encoded by the coding sequence GTGCCCGAAAAAACCTTCTTCATGATAAAGCCTGACGGGGTAGCCCGCGGTTTAGTTGACGAAATATTTAAACGTTTGGTCCAGGCCGGGCTTAAAGTCGCTGTCGATCGCCGGGCGACCATCAGCGAACAACAGGCGGCCGAGCTTTATTTGCCTCACCTGGGGAAAACCTTTTACGACGGCCTCGTTAAGTTCATCACTTCCGGTCCGGTCAGACTTTGTTTGGTCGAAGGGGAGCGGGCGATCGTCAAGACGAGAGCGTTAATGGGCGCGACCGATCCTTTGGCGGCCGAGCGGGGGACGATCCGGGGCGATCTGCGCGAGAAAGACGTTATCAATGAAGACGGCGTTATCAAGAACCTGGTCCATGGCTCGGATAGTTTGGCTTCGGCCCAGCGGGAGCTGGCGATCTTTTTTCCGGGGTTATGA
- the argH gene encoding argininosuccinate lyase, with the protein MKKKPWSGRFRDTLAKTAEDFSSSIHFDSRLYKQDIVQNIAYAEALLKAKVLTLPECKKIIKALEEILKEIERGSLKLKPELEDVHMNIESALIDKVGDVGKKLHSGRSRNDQVATDTRLFVKYETTEIVLLIKKLQAVLLDQAYNNEKVIMPGYTHLQRAQPVLFSHHLMAYFEMLQRDKERFLNCQKESDVMPLGSGALAGNSFGINRELLAKELGFAKISKNSLDAVSDRDFAVDFVHACSMLMMHLSRLSEELILWSSFEFNFIELSDRYTTGSSIMPQKKNPDLAELSRGKSGRVFGHLIGLLTMMKGLPLAYNRDLQEDKEALFDTLDTVKGVMSIYPEMLATMKVNEVIMAAAVKKGFLTATDLAYYLVRKGVPFREAHEIVGKIVAYCEESNMQLEYMSLKQLKEFSEYFEYDSTRVLSAESSIASRDLPGGTALKRVREAIKSARKNLLHDKA; encoded by the coding sequence ATGAAGAAAAAACCCTGGTCCGGTCGTTTTCGGGACACTTTAGCCAAAACGGCTGAAGATTTTTCCAGCTCTATCCACTTTGATTCCCGGCTTTACAAACAGGATATCGTTCAAAACATTGCCTACGCCGAAGCCTTGCTTAAGGCTAAGGTCCTGACCCTCCCGGAATGCAAAAAGATCATCAAAGCGCTGGAAGAGATCCTCAAAGAGATCGAGCGCGGTTCGCTGAAACTTAAACCGGAACTGGAAGATGTTCACATGAACATCGAGAGCGCGCTGATCGATAAGGTCGGCGATGTCGGTAAAAAACTCCATTCCGGCCGGAGCCGCAACGATCAGGTCGCGACCGATACCCGATTGTTCGTAAAATACGAAACGACCGAGATCGTCTTGCTCATTAAAAAGCTCCAAGCGGTCCTGCTTGACCAAGCCTATAATAACGAAAAAGTTATTATGCCCGGTTATACCCATTTACAGCGGGCGCAGCCGGTCCTTTTTTCGCACCACTTAATGGCTTATTTCGAAATGCTGCAGCGCGACAAAGAACGCTTCTTGAATTGCCAGAAAGAATCCGACGTCATGCCTCTCGGTTCCGGCGCGCTGGCGGGCAACAGTTTTGGGATCAATCGCGAGCTTCTGGCCAAGGAATTAGGGTTTGCTAAGATATCCAAAAACAGCTTGGACGCCGTTTCCGACCGCGATTTTGCCGTCGATTTCGTTCACGCCTGCTCAATGCTGATGATGCACCTTTCCCGGTTGTCCGAAGAGCTGATCCTTTGGTCCTCCTTCGAGTTCAATTTCATCGAACTTTCCGACCGTTATACCACCGGTTCTTCGATCATGCCGCAGAAAAAGAACCCCGATCTGGCGGAACTTTCCCGGGGAAAGAGCGGTCGGGTTTTCGGCCATCTGATCGGCTTACTGACCATGATGAAGGGGCTGCCGCTGGCTTATAACCGCGATCTCCAGGAAGATAAGGAGGCCTTGTTCGATACCCTCGACACCGTCAAAGGGGTCATGTCGATCTACCCGGAAATGCTGGCCACGATGAAGGTTAATGAAGTGATCATGGCGGCGGCGGTCAAGAAAGGGTTCCTGACGGCGACCGACCTGGCGTATTACCTGGTCCGCAAAGGGGTTCCTTTTCGCGAGGCCCACGAGATAGTCGGCAAGATCGTCGCTTACTGCGAAGAATCAAATATGCAGTTGGAATACATGTCCCTCAAACAATTGAAAGAATTCTCGGAATATTTTGAATACGATTCGACCCGGGTTTTGTCCGCTGAAAGCAGTATTGCCAGCCGCGATCTCCCGGGCGGAACGGCGCTAAAAAGGGTCAGGGAGGCGATCAAAAGTGCCCGAAAAAACCTTCTTCATGATAAAGCCTGA